Proteins co-encoded in one Nitrospiraceae bacterium genomic window:
- a CDS encoding 1-deoxy-D-xylulose-5-phosphate reductoisomerase, with amino-acid sequence MDCNGAEVDIVKRITILGSTGSIGKNALDVAARYKDRFKIVGLTARNNISLLEEQIRQFKPEVVAVADEASAVKLREKLDMDILSGDEGIIEAASHPKTDFVLSAIIGFAGLMPTLAAINAGKTIGLANKESMVVAGDIVKNSAKKSGSKIIPVDSEHSAVFQCLEGRHPDSVKKIVLTASGGPFLGKGKSELEKVTIEDALKHPRWEMGKKITIDSATLMNKGLEVIEAHYLFDIAPENIDVLIHPQSIVHSMVEFKDRSYIAQLSIPDMRGPIAYALSYPERLSDPMPVLDFSKLDKLTFKDPDTSNFPCLTYAYEASKLGGTMPAVLNASNEIAVNSFLSKMIKFTDIPLVIEKTMSRHKTETVSDLSIVMKADDWARHQAKEIVDKLIK; translated from the coding sequence TTGGACTGCAATGGCGCTGAGGTTGATATAGTGAAGCGCATTACAATCCTCGGCTCTACAGGATCAATAGGAAAGAATGCCCTTGATGTAGCAGCAAGATACAAAGACAGATTTAAAATTGTTGGGTTGACCGCAAGAAATAACATATCACTTCTCGAAGAGCAGATAAGACAGTTTAAGCCGGAGGTTGTTGCAGTGGCTGATGAAGCCAGCGCTGTTAAGCTGAGGGAAAAACTTGACATGGACATTTTATCAGGTGATGAAGGAATTATTGAGGCTGCATCGCACCCAAAAACTGATTTTGTTCTTTCAGCAATAATAGGTTTTGCAGGACTCATGCCCACGCTTGCTGCTATAAATGCCGGAAAAACAATCGGGCTTGCAAACAAAGAGTCTATGGTAGTAGCAGGCGATATCGTAAAAAACAGCGCAAAAAAATCCGGCTCAAAGATAATCCCTGTTGACAGCGAGCACAGCGCGGTTTTTCAGTGTCTTGAAGGCAGGCATCCTGATTCAGTAAAAAAAATAGTCCTCACAGCATCAGGAGGGCCGTTTCTGGGAAAGGGAAAAAGCGAACTTGAAAAAGTTACGATTGAAGATGCATTAAAGCATCCCAGATGGGAGATGGGCAAAAAAATAACGATCGATTCTGCCACGCTGATGAATAAAGGGCTTGAAGTAATAGAGGCGCATTATCTTTTCGATATTGCTCCGGAAAATATTGATGTTCTCATACATCCACAGAGCATTGTGCACTCAATGGTCGAGTTCAAAGACAGAAGTTATATTGCACAGCTTTCTATTCCTGATATGAGAGGGCCTATTGCATATGCGCTTTCGTATCCTGAGAGACTGAGCGATCCAATGCCAGTGCTTGATTTCAGCAAACTTGATAAACTGACATTTAAGGATCCTGACACAAGTAATTTCCCTTGCCTTACATATGCTTATGAAGCATCAAAACTCGGAGGCACAATGCCTGCTGTTTTGAATGCTTCGAATGAGATTGCTGTAAATTCTTTTTTAAGCAAAATGATAAAATTCACTGACATCCCTTTAGTAATAGAAAAAACAATGAGCAGACATAAGACTGAGACTGTATCAGACCTGAGCATTGTGATGAAGGCTGATGACTGGGCAAGACATCAGGCAAAAGAGATTGTAGATAAACTGATAAAATAG
- a CDS encoding tetratricopeptide repeat protein, with the protein MKKGQIFLLIVMLLICSCATSTENVQKATSHYKLGLAYFNENNMQSAFIEFQNALKYNPEDKEVLYSLGVIYLIHYEEYDNAIEYFRKAINVDSNYSEAYNNLGYAYMMKGKYKEAADVYNKAVSNKVYRTPEKAYYNLGQVYYRMGQYDDSIEAYKNALKRAVDFYPAYYGIALSQNAKGKYGDSSTAITRAIELDPNYKGDRNKAIGDFLQKEKKSKGDEKKDITDYLEILKY; encoded by the coding sequence ATGAAAAAAGGACAGATTTTTTTGCTGATAGTTATGCTTTTGATATGTTCCTGTGCAACAAGCACTGAGAATGTTCAAAAGGCAACCTCTCATTACAAATTGGGTCTGGCCTATTTCAATGAAAATAATATGCAGTCTGCATTCATAGAGTTTCAGAATGCGCTTAAATACAATCCAGAGGATAAGGAAGTCCTGTACTCATTAGGTGTCATCTATCTGATTCACTATGAAGAATATGATAATGCCATAGAGTATTTTCGGAAAGCAATAAATGTCGACAGCAATTATTCAGAGGCATATAACAATCTCGGTTATGCATATATGATGAAAGGAAAGTATAAGGAAGCAGCGGATGTTTATAATAAAGCTGTTTCAAATAAAGTCTACCGCACACCTGAAAAGGCTTATTATAATCTTGGTCAAGTATATTACAGAATGGGGCAGTATGACGATTCTATCGAGGCATATAAAAATGCCCTGAAGAGAGCAGTTGATTTTTACCCTGCTTATTATGGTATTGCACTAAGCCAAAATGCAAAAGGCAAATACGGAGATTCATCAACAGCCATCACAAGGGCAATAGAGCTTGATCCAAATTATAAGGGCGACAGGAATAAGGCTATAGGTGATTTCCTGCAGAAGGAAAAAAAATCAAAAGGCGATGAGAAGAAAGATATCACTGATTATCTTGAAATTCTCAAATATTAG
- the rfaE2 gene encoding D-glycero-beta-D-manno-heptose 1-phosphate adenylyltransferase, which translates to MARIILSWDSLKKEIDAARSKGRKIVFTNGCFDIIHIGHVRYLKEAKTFGDVLVIGLNSDKSVSRIKPGRPINPQDHRAEVLAALDMVDYVTLFDEDTPYELIKIVKPDVLVKGGDWKKEDIVGSDIAKETHSLPYISGISTTEIIEKIRKL; encoded by the coding sequence ATGGCTAGGATAATATTAAGCTGGGATTCCCTAAAAAAAGAGATTGATGCCGCAAGATCAAAAGGCAGAAAGATTGTCTTTACTAACGGCTGTTTTGATATTATCCATATAGGTCATGTCAGATATTTAAAAGAAGCAAAGACATTCGGCGATGTTCTTGTCATAGGCTTAAACTCTGATAAATCTGTATCCCGCATAAAACCAGGAAGACCTATTAATCCGCAGGATCACAGGGCAGAAGTGCTTGCAGCTTTAGACATGGTTGATTATGTAACTTTGTTTGATGAAGACACTCCATATGAATTAATAAAGATTGTTAAGCCTGATGTTCTTGTCAAAGGCGGGGATTGGAAAAAAGAAGACATTGTCGGCTCTGACATAGCAAAAGAAACCCACAGTCTTCCATATATAAGCGGCATCTCAACAACCGAGATTATCGAAAAGATTAGAAAGCTGTAA
- the mfd gene encoding transcription-repair coupling factor: MALFLALQEKPFVMVESNEEKARELYQDILFFRSINPSNIKNNIFFLPEPDNPETTGQRAELIYNLTKFDSVVLSKDALNANLWTPDELGEDALVLNLKYEISRDLFEKKLIRLGYKRVALVVENGEFSHKGWVFDIFPSSAKDPHRIEFFGDTIETIKTFDVSTQKSTDIDKELVIFPASEPDENSRYQITENRNYFYSDTDGLSDDIPENAVMLSQFSFAGEGIDAGLISMAGHGILHAERKTVYEFPDALKKISESNNVLIAASSHGQAERIKEILWEKEIIAPIISKEDAADYEGNILITIGELSSGFFINDLIVLTEKEIFGERQHFRPIKKSRVSELLNTLDDIEKGDFVVHKDHGIGKFLGIETHLLENYESDVMIIEYSGGDRLYLPLYGIEKIKKYHAEEDIFPKIDRLGGITWARTKERVRKKIKEMAERLVKLYAEREITKGFSFSPDSELHREFDDFFPYVETTDQHKAIEEIKLDMELEKPMDRLLCGDVGYGKTEVAMRAAFKAVFDNKQVALLVPTTLLCEQHFRTFTQRFAAFPVNIDYLSRFKTKKDQNETIKKVTSGDVDILIGTHTLLKKNMNFINLGLLIIDEEHKFGVAQKEKMKEIKKGVDVLILSATPIPRTLNMALSGIRGMSLIETPPEERLAVKSIVSEFREDIIRDAVVRELERKGQVFFVHNRIRDIDKIYGSINKLIPDARISVAHAQMPERHLEKIMKQFIAKEIDILVSTAIVGSGLDISNANTIIINMADRMGLADLYQLRGRVGRSNVKAYAYFLIPGKNIITNEAKKRLQAVQDMSYLGAGFRLAMKDLEIRGAGNFLGAEQSGHIHAVGFDMYVEMLENAVSEIKGIKIEEEIEPRMSLRVPAFITEEFIEDVTLRLSIYRKIASAKREEDLNSLLDEVRDRFGKLPDQVNNLFDIMRLKIAARQLRVIDMIEAGGFIKVIFSQDTKVAVNKILSLHNIYGNKIKFLEQGFQINVKNLSWAEIYSMIKKVLEKLL; this comes from the coding sequence ATGGCTCTTTTTCTTGCATTGCAAGAAAAACCTTTTGTCATGGTCGAGTCGAACGAAGAGAAGGCAAGAGAGCTTTATCAGGACATTTTGTTTTTCCGTTCAATAAATCCTTCTAATATAAAAAATAATATTTTTTTTCTGCCTGAGCCTGATAACCCTGAGACAACTGGACAAAGAGCAGAGTTGATTTATAATCTCACCAAGTTTGATTCGGTCGTGCTTTCAAAAGATGCACTTAATGCAAATTTATGGACTCCTGATGAATTAGGGGAAGATGCGCTTGTGCTGAATCTCAAATATGAAATCAGTAGAGACTTGTTCGAGAAAAAACTTATAAGGCTTGGTTATAAGCGCGTAGCGCTTGTTGTTGAAAATGGTGAATTCAGTCATAAAGGATGGGTCTTTGATATTTTCCCATCTTCTGCAAAAGACCCGCATCGAATCGAGTTTTTCGGCGATACAATAGAAACAATAAAAACATTTGACGTAAGCACGCAGAAATCCACAGACATTGATAAAGAGCTTGTCATTTTTCCTGCATCAGAACCGGATGAAAACAGCAGATATCAAATAACGGAGAATAGAAATTATTTTTATTCAGATACAGACGGTCTATCAGATGATATCCCTGAGAATGCTGTAATGCTCTCGCAGTTTTCATTCGCAGGTGAAGGGATTGATGCAGGGCTGATTTCAATGGCAGGACATGGGATACTGCATGCTGAGAGAAAGACTGTTTATGAGTTTCCTGATGCTTTAAAAAAGATTTCTGAGAGCAACAATGTTTTGATTGCTGCTTCCTCGCATGGGCAGGCTGAAAGGATAAAGGAGATTCTGTGGGAAAAGGAGATCATAGCTCCGATAATTTCCAAGGAAGACGCAGCAGATTATGAGGGAAATATTCTGATAACAATCGGCGAGCTTTCATCAGGATTTTTTATCAACGATCTTATTGTCTTAACTGAAAAAGAGATCTTTGGCGAAAGACAGCATTTCAGGCCTATAAAAAAATCAAGAGTGTCAGAACTTCTTAATACACTTGATGATATTGAGAAAGGTGATTTTGTTGTTCACAAGGATCACGGCATAGGAAAATTTCTTGGGATTGAAACACATCTGCTTGAGAATTATGAAAGCGATGTCATGATTATTGAATATTCAGGAGGCGACAGACTGTATCTGCCTCTTTACGGAATCGAGAAGATAAAAAAATATCATGCTGAAGAAGATATTTTCCCCAAAATTGATAGGCTCGGAGGCATAACATGGGCGAGGACAAAGGAAAGAGTCAGAAAAAAGATAAAGGAGATGGCAGAAAGGCTTGTGAAACTCTATGCTGAGAGAGAAATTACAAAGGGTTTTTCATTCAGCCCTGATTCTGAACTTCACAGAGAATTCGATGATTTTTTCCCTTACGTGGAAACCACTGATCAGCATAAGGCGATTGAAGAGATAAAGCTCGACATGGAGTTGGAAAAACCAATGGACAGGCTCTTGTGCGGTGATGTTGGTTATGGAAAAACAGAAGTTGCAATGCGGGCTGCATTCAAGGCAGTGTTTGACAATAAACAGGTTGCTCTGCTTGTGCCTACAACTCTTTTGTGCGAACAGCACTTCAGAACATTTACGCAGAGATTTGCTGCATTCCCTGTGAACATAGACTATCTGAGCAGGTTCAAGACAAAAAAAGACCAGAACGAGACAATAAAAAAAGTTACGAGCGGAGATGTGGACATACTTATCGGCACACATACATTACTGAAAAAAAATATGAATTTTATTAACCTTGGACTTCTTATAATTGATGAAGAACATAAATTTGGTGTTGCCCAAAAAGAAAAGATGAAGGAGATAAAAAAAGGCGTTGATGTGCTGATATTAAGCGCAACGCCGATACCCCGTACACTGAACATGGCGCTGTCAGGCATAAGGGGTATGAGTCTTATAGAAACGCCTCCTGAAGAAAGACTCGCTGTTAAGAGTATAGTCTCTGAATTCAGGGAAGATATTATCAGAGATGCTGTGGTGAGAGAACTTGAAAGAAAAGGACAGGTATTCTTTGTGCATAACAGGATAAGGGATATAGATAAAATCTACGGCAGTATAAATAAGCTTATTCCAGATGCAAGAATTTCTGTTGCCCATGCACAGATGCCTGAGAGACATTTGGAAAAAATAATGAAACAGTTTATTGCCAAAGAGATTGACATACTTGTCTCTACGGCTATTGTCGGATCAGGGCTTGATATATCAAATGCAAACACAATAATTATAAACATGGCTGACAGGATGGGTCTTGCAGATTTATATCAGCTCAGAGGCAGGGTTGGAAGAAGCAATGTAAAGGCATACGCTTATTTTCTTATTCCTGGAAAAAATATTATTACGAATGAGGCAAAAAAAAGACTCCAGGCTGTGCAGGATATGAGTTACCTTGGCGCTGGATTCAGGCTTGCAATGAAAGACCTGGAGATAAGAGGCGCTGGGAATTTTCTAGGCGCAGAGCAGTCAGGACACATTCATGCGGTCGGTTTTGATATGTATGTTGAGATGCTCGAAAATGCTGTATCAGAAATAAAAGGAATAAAGATTGAGGAAGAGATAGAGCCCCGCATGAGCCTTAGAGTGCCTGCATTCATAACAGAAGAATTTATAGAGGATGTAACACTGAGACTGAGCATTTACAGAAAGATTGCATCAGCAAAGAGGGAAGAAGATTTAAACAGTTTATTGGATGAAGTCAGGGACAGATTCGGGAAGCTGCCTGATCAGGTGAATAACTTATTCGATATTATGAGGCTGAAGATTGCTGCAAGACAACTAAGGGTTATTGATATGATTGAGGCTGGAGGTTTTATAAAAGTTATATTCTCGCAAGACACAAAAGTAGCTGTGAATAAGATACTCTCACTCCACAACATATACGGCAATAAAATAAAATTTTTAGAACAGGGATTTCAGATAAATGTCAAAAATCTTTCATGGGCTGAGATTTACTCAATGATAAAGAAAGTTCTGGAAAAACTATTGTAA
- a CDS encoding HAMP domain-containing protein, with amino-acid sequence MQINKIFSSLTGKLVLAIGTLMVVGTAIFWYFLINYQEKESIKSSVSYGRSFMGFVEKSTQYGMLTNQKPLIQHTIESISSGEGVKRIRIFEGKGKIAYSSDKEEIGAVFTKDESMCMFCHSETKKPLEMPNWSIKKDRDGKRFLNIVQPVYNQQPCYSAACHIHKKNTTILGFIESDISLNRMDTAIMRQEIAMTAYVLVFICVLSVVLWAILWRLVHNPLNMLTQGMKRVSAGELDFVLDITTKDEIGELANVFNTMTTDLSKAKLLIIEWGNTLEKKVAEKTKEIQKTQEQLVHSEKLASLGRMAAGVAHEINSPLTGIVTFGHLLLKKFPHGSQEKDDVEVIIEQANRCSSIIKGLLGFSRGTYSEKTIVNINDILNTTLHMVKHRMDFFDIKLLVNLADALPPVKADASQIQQVFLNIILNAADAMEGKGTLTINTRKVVETDGVYAEIEFTDTGSGISDKDLAKLFEPFFTTKPVGKGTGLGLAVSHGIIQDHGGRIHVRTSLGKGTSFFVRIPVQKDEFLSLKSPNNNRG; translated from the coding sequence TTGCAGATAAATAAGATCTTTTCTTCCCTCACAGGAAAACTTGTCCTTGCTATAGGAACTCTCATGGTAGTCGGAACTGCAATATTCTGGTATTTTCTTATTAATTATCAAGAAAAGGAATCTATAAAAAGTTCTGTAAGCTACGGACGTTCATTCATGGGTTTTGTGGAAAAGAGCACGCAATATGGAATGCTTACAAATCAGAAACCTTTGATACAGCACACTATTGAGTCGATAAGCTCTGGAGAAGGAGTTAAAAGAATAAGGATATTTGAAGGAAAGGGCAAGATCGCATATTCATCAGATAAAGAAGAGATAGGCGCTGTATTTACAAAGGATGAATCAATGTGCATGTTCTGTCATTCAGAAACTAAAAAGCCATTAGAGATGCCTAACTGGTCTATAAAGAAAGACAGAGATGGAAAAAGATTCCTTAATATTGTGCAGCCTGTTTACAATCAGCAACCTTGTTATTCTGCAGCGTGCCATATACACAAAAAAAATACTACAATTCTTGGATTCATCGAGTCAGATATATCTCTGAATAGAATGGATACGGCAATAATGAGGCAGGAGATAGCAATGACGGCATACGTGCTTGTTTTTATCTGTGTGCTTTCTGTTGTCCTGTGGGCAATACTCTGGAGGCTTGTGCATAATCCATTAAATATGCTTACACAGGGAATGAAACGCGTATCTGCAGGTGAACTTGATTTTGTCCTTGATATAACAACAAAGGATGAAATCGGAGAGCTTGCTAATGTGTTTAATACAATGACTACAGATTTGTCAAAAGCCAAATTATTGATTATTGAGTGGGGAAATACACTTGAAAAAAAGGTCGCTGAAAAGACAAAGGAGATACAAAAGACTCAGGAGCAGCTTGTGCATTCTGAAAAACTTGCTTCACTTGGCAGAATGGCAGCAGGCGTTGCCCATGAAATAAACAGCCCGTTAACAGGCATAGTAACATTCGGACATCTTCTGCTTAAAAAATTCCCGCATGGAAGTCAGGAGAAAGATGATGTTGAGGTGATTATTGAACAGGCAAATAGATGCTCAAGCATAATAAAGGGATTGCTGGGTTTTTCAAGAGGAACGTATTCAGAGAAAACTATTGTCAATATTAATGATATTCTGAATACAACTTTGCATATGGTTAAGCATAGAATGGATTTTTTTGATATAAAACTTTTGGTTAATCTTGCTGATGCTCTGCCGCCTGTTAAGGCTGATGCATCACAGATACAACAGGTTTTTTTGAATATAATATTAAATGCTGCAGATGCCATGGAAGGAAAAGGCACTTTGACTATAAATACACGAAAGGTTGTTGAAACTGACGGGGTTTACGCTGAGATTGAATTTACTGATACAGGAAGCGGCATATCAGATAAAGATCTTGCAAAGCTTTTTGAGCCTTTTTTTACGACAAAACCAGTTGGCAAGGGTACTGGACTTGGGCTTGCAGTAAGCCATGGAATAATTCAGGACCACGGCGGAAGGATACATGTAAGAACTTCATTGGGAAAAGGGACAAGTTTCTTTGTCAGAATTCCAGTTCAAAAAGATGAGTTTTTGAGTTTAAAAAGCCCTAATAACAATAGAGGATAA
- the rseP gene encoding RIP metalloprotease RseP: MSFLSAIILLGVLIFVHEFGHFLFAKKLKVRVLKFSLGFGPKLIGRKFGETEYLISSIPLGGYVKMLGEEPGETLKEEDKPFAYNYQPVWKRFLIVASGPIFNLIFAAVLFFFVFLSGVPMPEPYIGTIVNNSPADKAGLSTGDKVIEINNIPVMSWYEINESVSKSKGNALAFKIEREGKIIELNVTPVKETEKNIFGEKIDVFEIGTSPLLYSYIGEVVSDSPAKKAGIEKGDRVIRIQDTDIKTWQEMTSIIHQNPGKPLRFKIKRGERILDIIVSPETKTITEPTGKRKDIGLIGIKPLANEVEKKFGLIDSLYLGFKRTWDICVLTLVVIVKLFQRIIPADTLGGPIMILQMAGEQASMGAMSFFSFMAVISINLGVLNLLPIPILDGGHLMFLTIEGIRRKPLSEKVIIICQKIGVALLITLMIFVLYNDVIRVVVPWVKKLFSI, translated from the coding sequence ATGTCATTTCTTTCAGCAATAATACTTTTAGGCGTCCTCATTTTCGTGCATGAGTTCGGGCATTTCCTGTTTGCAAAAAAACTCAAGGTAAGAGTTCTGAAGTTTTCGCTTGGGTTTGGCCCCAAGCTGATAGGAAGAAAATTTGGAGAAACAGAATATCTTATCTCCAGCATACCGCTTGGCGGATATGTGAAGATGCTTGGCGAAGAGCCAGGCGAGACTTTAAAAGAAGAAGATAAACCATTTGCCTATAATTACCAGCCTGTATGGAAAAGATTTTTGATAGTGGCTTCAGGTCCGATATTCAATCTTATTTTTGCCGCTGTGCTTTTCTTTTTTGTCTTTCTATCAGGTGTTCCAATGCCGGAGCCTTACATAGGCACTATTGTTAATAACTCTCCTGCTGACAAGGCAGGACTCAGCACAGGCGATAAGGTTATTGAGATTAATAACATCCCTGTTATGAGCTGGTATGAGATAAATGAATCAGTAAGCAAAAGCAAGGGCAATGCACTTGCTTTCAAGATAGAAAGAGAAGGGAAAATAATTGAGCTTAATGTAACGCCTGTTAAAGAAACAGAAAAAAATATATTCGGCGAGAAAATTGATGTCTTTGAAATAGGAACCTCGCCCTTACTCTATTCTTACATCGGGGAAGTTGTGTCAGATTCACCTGCAAAAAAAGCAGGGATCGAAAAAGGCGACAGGGTTATAAGAATTCAAGACACGGATATAAAAACATGGCAGGAAATGACCTCAATAATACATCAAAATCCCGGGAAGCCCTTGAGATTCAAGATAAAAAGAGGAGAACGGATTCTTGATATCATAGTGTCACCAGAGACAAAGACTATAACAGAACCTACAGGCAAGAGAAAAGATATAGGACTGATCGGCATAAAGCCTTTAGCTAATGAGGTAGAGAAAAAATTCGGATTAATAGATTCACTATATCTTGGTTTCAAAAGAACATGGGACATTTGTGTTCTCACACTTGTTGTAATCGTAAAATTGTTCCAGAGAATCATACCTGCTGATACACTTGGCGGTCCTATAATGATACTCCAGATGGCAGGAGAGCAGGCATCGATGGGAGCGATGAGTTTCTTCAGTTTTATGGCAGTAATAAGCATTAACCTTGGAGTGCTTAATCTCCTTCCTATCCCGATACTTGACGGCGGACATCTGATGTTTCTTACTATAGAGGGAATAAGACGCAAACCATTAAGCGAGAAAGTGATAATTATCTGCCAGAAAATAGGCGTAGCTCTTCTCATTACATTAATGATATTTGTACTATATAATGATGTCATAAGAGTAGTAGTTCCTTGGGTAAAAAAACTATTCAGCATATAG
- a CDS encoding NUDIX hydrolase produces MTRPVSLQAQVSSGGVISRNTSGISEIALIAVKGGNIWCLPKGIIEKNESQEKAAVREVQEETGLKGKVIEKIGEISYWYFIKDKNIRTRKTVHFFLMSYVDGKTEDHNWEVDSAEWFAIDQALEKVSYKGDKEIIEKAKKMLEDINSKNK; encoded by the coding sequence ATGACAAGACCGGTAAGCTTACAAGCTCAGGTTTCATCAGGCGGAGTGATATCCAGAAATACATCAGGTATTTCTGAGATAGCGCTCATTGCAGTAAAAGGCGGCAATATCTGGTGCCTGCCAAAAGGTATCATTGAAAAAAATGAGAGTCAGGAAAAAGCAGCAGTCAGAGAAGTTCAGGAGGAAACAGGACTTAAAGGAAAAGTCATAGAAAAAATCGGAGAGATATCATACTGGTATTTCATCAAAGATAAAAACATAAGAACAAGAAAAACAGTCCACTTTTTTCTAATGTCATATGTTGATGGAAAAACAGAGGATCACAACTGGGAAGTGGATTCGGCAGAATGGTTTGCGATAGATCAAGCTCTGGAAAAGGTAAGTTACAAAGGCGACAAAGAGATAATAGAAAAAGCAAAAAAGATGCTGGAAGACATAAATTCAAAGAATAAATAA
- a CDS encoding isoprenyl transferase has protein sequence MSKDKIPGHVGIIMDGNGRWAELRGLPRIEGHRRGAERAKETIEIAQEIGIKVLTLYTFSIENWQRPKDEIDTLMKLLEMYLRKELRKFMENGIVFRAIGEIWRLPKNIQSLVLETEELTAGNKGMTVVTALSYGGRNEIIRAAKKIAAQIKNPDEITEELFESCLDTKGIPSPDLIIRTSGERRTSNFLLWQGAYAEYYFTDTLWPDFTKDELMLALHDYQMRERRFGCVQTKTSP, from the coding sequence TTGTCAAAAGATAAAATCCCTGGCCATGTGGGAATCATAATGGATGGAAATGGCAGATGGGCGGAATTGCGCGGTCTTCCGAGAATTGAGGGACACAGAAGAGGGGCCGAGAGAGCAAAAGAGACGATCGAGATTGCGCAGGAAATTGGCATAAAGGTTCTGACTCTCTATACTTTTTCGATCGAGAACTGGCAGAGACCCAAAGATGAAATTGATACATTGATGAAGCTGCTCGAAATGTACCTGAGAAAAGAGTTAAGAAAATTTATGGAAAATGGTATTGTGTTCAGGGCGATTGGAGAGATATGGAGGCTTCCAAAAAATATACAATCTCTTGTTTTAGAGACAGAGGAGCTGACTGCTGGGAATAAAGGGATGACTGTTGTTACTGCTTTGAGTTACGGCGGAAGAAATGAGATTATCAGGGCTGCAAAAAAAATTGCAGCTCAAATAAAAAATCCTGATGAAATAACTGAAGAATTATTCGAATCATGTCTTGACACAAAGGGAATCCCTTCGCCTGACCTTATAATACGCACAAGCGGCGAAAGACGAACTAGTAATTTTCTGTTATGGCAGGGAGCATATGCTGAATATTATTTTACGGATACGCTCTGGCCTGATTTTACAAAAGACGAGTTAATGCTTGCTTTACATGATTATCAGATGAGAGAAAGGAGATTCGGCTGTGTCCAAACAAAGACAAGTCCATAA
- a CDS encoding phosphatidate cytidylyltransferase, whose product MHHIKRLIIALIILPLLFIYITKLPAIYFLFILMIVSALAQYEFYTMYGIKGLLRFTGILLGMLILYFIFIFQYSLDPQKPFVTDLAAIGFLIVAVIRLFYKRKPESSLRDIAPVVTGIAYIPGLLGFQVYLREQGFDWIILLYGCVWASDSMAYLLGSTIGKRKLYSEISPNKTIAGLFGSILGGAIGALIFKYALADMLVLSFINAVILGMVIGAVSVIGDLVESMFKRDAGVKDSSSLILEHGGMLDKLDSSLFAAPAVYWTAMALRLI is encoded by the coding sequence ATGCACCATATTAAAAGATTAATCATTGCTTTGATTATTTTGCCTTTGCTTTTTATTTATATTACAAAGCTTCCTGCAATTTATTTTCTGTTCATACTGATGATAGTATCTGCCCTTGCACAGTATGAATTTTATACGATGTACGGCATTAAAGGACTTTTAAGATTCACTGGAATTCTTTTGGGGATGTTAATTCTTTATTTTATTTTTATATTTCAATATTCTCTGGATCCGCAAAAGCCTTTTGTCACTGATCTGGCTGCTATCGGATTTTTAATAGTTGCTGTTATCAGATTGTTTTATAAACGCAAACCCGAGTCTTCTCTTAGGGATATAGCTCCGGTTGTTACTGGTATTGCCTATATACCAGGACTTCTGGGTTTTCAGGTTTACCTGAGAGAACAGGGCTTTGATTGGATAATTTTGCTTTATGGATGTGTATGGGCTTCAGACAGCATGGCTTATCTGCTGGGCAGCACAATAGGCAAGAGAAAGCTTTATTCTGAAATAAGTCCTAATAAAACCATAGCAGGTCTTTTCGGCTCGATACTCGGAGGCGCTATCGGCGCACTTATATTCAAATATGCGCTTGCAGATATGCTGGTTCTCAGTTTTATAAATGCTGTCATACTCGGCATGGTTATCGGCGCAGTATCTGTTATAGGAGATCTAGTTGAATCAATGTTCAAACGTGACGCAGGAGTTAAAGACTCAAGCAGCTTGATCCTGGAACATGGAGGAATGCTTGACAAGTTGGACAGCTCTCTTTTCGCAGCGCCGGCTGTTTATTGGACTGCAATGGCGCTGAGGTTGATATAG